From the Silvanigrella paludirubra genome, one window contains:
- a CDS encoding methyl-accepting chemotaxis protein, whose amino-acid sequence MDKEQYSKKNSFSGLKFKILISLFFSNLIIFSFTLMIIFLFGSGLKNIINYFIIISVPLVFMEYIMYYYIRKIQKKSFMVGILFQNYIEKSQSTINEFIYPKKNIANSFGKQFEFTSQTTNTINQIFQMISKTIQEINDCKTITISAENRLKEAASIMEKLGQSIEVIKSATGDMDKMLQIINQITLKSIVITDIVAKTELLAMNASIEAARAGDHGKGFSVVSEEVETLARTSGKSAKQIKDLLNESSIKVNQIIRTMNERIKEGEIVSKKALDAFQRISEGVDGLKEQIQIISEGTDMQKGHIKNVEDTILKVLNDTNQNQSLIESGNILIDKLIEINEKLIESSVDSQKAFSGQDGVTFMEKNKGNEVRRALKSMGF is encoded by the coding sequence ATGGATAAAGAGCAATATTCTAAAAAAAATTCTTTTTCTGGCTTAAAGTTTAAAATATTAATTTCACTATTTTTTTCTAACCTTATCATTTTTTCATTTACTTTAATGATTATATTTTTATTTGGTTCAGGCTTAAAAAATATTATAAATTATTTCATTATTATTTCTGTACCATTGGTTTTTATGGAATATATTATGTATTATTATATTCGCAAAATTCAAAAAAAATCTTTTATGGTTGGTATTTTATTTCAAAATTATATTGAAAAAAGTCAAAGTACTATTAATGAGTTTATTTATCCTAAAAAAAATATTGCAAATTCATTTGGTAAACAATTTGAATTTACGTCACAAACAACAAATACAATTAATCAAATATTTCAAATGATTTCAAAAACAATTCAAGAAATTAATGATTGCAAAACAATCACAATTAGCGCTGAAAATCGTTTAAAAGAAGCGGCTTCTATAATGGAAAAATTAGGGCAATCTATTGAAGTTATTAAAAGTGCTACTGGTGATATGGATAAAATGTTACAAATTATTAATCAAATTACATTAAAATCTATTGTAATCACAGATATCGTAGCAAAAACTGAATTGCTAGCGATGAATGCTTCAATAGAAGCTGCAAGGGCGGGCGATCACGGAAAAGGATTTTCTGTTGTTTCTGAAGAAGTAGAAACACTTGCCCGTACAAGCGGAAAATCAGCAAAACAAATTAAAGATTTGTTAAATGAAAGCTCAATTAAAGTTAATCAAATAATAAGAACAATGAATGAAAGAATAAAAGAAGGAGAAATTGTAAGTAAAAAAGCTCTCGATGCCTTTCAAAGAATATCAGAAGGTGTTGATGGATTAAAGGAACAAATACAAATTATTTCTGAAGGCACTGATATGCAGAAAGGGCATATTAAAAATGTGGAAGATACTATTCTGAAAGTTTTAAATGATACAAACCAAAATCAAAGTTTAATTGAAAGTGGTAATATACTTATTGATAAATTAATTGAAATTAACGAAAAGTTAATTGAATCTTCAGTCGATTCTCAAAAAGCTTTTTCTGGACAAGATGGTGTTACTTTTATGGAAAAAAATAAAGGTAACGAAGTAAGACGCGCCTTAAAAAGTATGGGTTTTTGA
- a CDS encoding methyl-accepting chemotaxis protein gives MKNISAKNRVWALMVLMLLACCALSFYLIYIDGIKDKYLIFSFFSLLLITFLSIILTRILISKFVKSINEDFFYISENCSMGDNSLKNIKDNLSGFISTTGSELDELTESSKLMQDIISMLIETTKNSEVCKELSDKVTRDVNEGNEIMQKMVDSILTIEKTKDGLVEISSLIKQISNDTSTIHTIVSTTELLSLNASIEAAKAGQTGKGFSVVAEEVGNLAKHSGNEANEIENIVIESQKQIQIIIEANQSRVEVGKVSSNNALAVFSAIKAEMFGISSHSENIRVATWEQKLSIDQINSANFEMRNILKKNITDTVNLLKIYDINLKNFENIKEVAYVLNEYWSGVRKNG, from the coding sequence TTGAAAAATATTTCTGCAAAAAATAGAGTATGGGCATTAATGGTATTAATGCTACTTGCATGTTGTGCTTTAAGTTTTTATCTTATTTATATTGATGGTATTAAAGATAAGTATTTAATCTTTTCGTTTTTTTCTTTATTATTAATTACATTTTTATCTATTATTTTAACGAGAATTCTTATATCAAAGTTTGTGAAAAGCATAAATGAAGATTTTTTTTATATTTCAGAAAATTGCTCTATGGGAGATAATTCCTTAAAAAATATAAAGGACAATCTAAGCGGATTCATTTCAACTACTGGAAGCGAGTTAGATGAACTAACTGAAAGTTCTAAGCTAATGCAAGATATTATATCTATGTTAATTGAAACAACCAAAAATTCAGAAGTTTGTAAAGAGCTTTCAGACAAAGTAACTAGAGATGTAAATGAAGGCAATGAAATAATGCAAAAAATGGTTGATTCAATATTAACAATTGAAAAAACAAAAGATGGATTAGTAGAAATATCAAGTCTTATAAAACAAATTAGCAATGATACATCTACAATACATACTATTGTTTCTACAACAGAATTATTATCTTTAAATGCTTCTATTGAAGCTGCTAAAGCAGGACAAACGGGAAAAGGTTTTTCTGTTGTTGCTGAAGAAGTTGGAAACCTAGCTAAACATAGTGGAAATGAAGCAAATGAAATTGAAAATATTGTTATTGAAAGTCAAAAGCAAATTCAAATTATAATTGAAGCGAATCAGTCTAGAGTAGAAGTTGGAAAAGTTTCAAGTAATAATGCATTGGCCGTTTTTAGTGCTATCAAAGCAGAAATGTTTGGTATTTCTAGTCATTCAGAAAATATACGTGTTGCAACTTGGGAACAAAAATTAAGTATAGATCAAATTAATTCGGCCAATTTTGAAATGCGTAATATTTTGAAAAAAAATATAACGGATACAGTAAATTTATTAAAAATATATGATATAAATTTAAAAAACTTTGAAAATATTAAAGAAGTTGCTTATGTATTAAATGAGTATTGGTCTGGAGTAAGAAAAAATGGATAA
- a CDS encoding MazG nucleotide pyrophosphohydrolase domain-containing protein: MTNRLKEPSANGLKTIQKEFDLYQNNAFEKRSASFFSLELCGESGELANLEKKIWRDPTKEIEMDKLSDEAADVFIALMNYCNSRNINLEESVHSKLKRIEDKRLKGLMGKIKE, encoded by the coding sequence ATGACAAACAGATTAAAAGAACCTTCAGCAAATGGCCTCAAAACGATTCAAAAAGAATTTGATTTATATCAAAATAATGCCTTTGAAAAACGAAGCGCAAGCTTTTTTTCATTAGAACTTTGTGGAGAGAGCGGTGAATTGGCAAATTTAGAAAAAAAAATATGGAGAGATCCAACGAAAGAAATAGAAATGGATAAACTTTCCGACGAAGCCGCAGATGTTTTTATAGCTCTTATGAATTATTGCAATTCAAGAAATATAAATCTAGAAGAGTCCGTCCATTCAAAACTAAAACGGATAGAAGACAAACGCCTTAAAGGGCTTATGGGAAAAATAAAAGAATAA
- a CDS encoding diacylglycerol/lipid kinase family protein, which yields MDPNILFIVNPKSRSGESFKIWEKKILPQVLKFFPDANWVFTTCQYEASLLAYFAKKRGYEIVVAVGGDGTINEIVNGLLGNQLLNSSNSNFPKIHGSPLKLNNVTENNLIPSLAFIPLGTGSDFIKSIGIPNNINKALNIIKQRNLILSDVGFIEFQNKSFHSRYFINIAGCGANGETVKRLNDSGKKYGKRAAFLFAAIKTLLKNQSFPVQISFDNESYVPFDLRVLFICNGQYCGGGMRISREAAINNGKFKVVQIRKMNKIKSIFLLNRLYSGNYKGLENDIIEREATTIKIKSQENANIPAESDGEMPGYLPASFSVIPNKLSIIANI from the coding sequence ATGGATCCAAATATTTTATTTATTGTGAATCCAAAATCAAGATCAGGCGAATCCTTTAAAATTTGGGAAAAAAAAATTCTTCCCCAAGTTTTAAAGTTTTTTCCTGATGCAAATTGGGTTTTTACTACTTGTCAATATGAGGCATCTTTATTAGCTTATTTTGCAAAAAAAAGAGGCTATGAGATTGTTGTTGCGGTTGGTGGTGATGGCACAATAAATGAAATTGTGAATGGATTGTTAGGAAATCAGCTTTTAAACTCAAGTAATTCTAATTTTCCTAAAATACATGGAAGCCCTTTAAAATTAAATAACGTTACAGAAAATAATTTAATTCCCTCTTTGGCATTTATTCCTCTTGGAACAGGTAGTGATTTTATTAAATCTATTGGTATTCCTAACAATATTAATAAAGCTTTAAATATTATAAAACAAAGAAACTTAATTTTATCGGATGTTGGATTTATTGAATTTCAAAATAAAAGTTTTCATTCTCGTTACTTTATTAATATTGCAGGGTGTGGCGCAAACGGTGAGACTGTAAAAAGATTAAATGACTCAGGTAAAAAATATGGAAAAAGAGCAGCTTTTTTATTTGCTGCAATTAAAACTTTATTAAAAAATCAATCTTTTCCTGTTCAAATTTCTTTTGATAATGAATCTTACGTTCCTTTTGATCTACGGGTTCTTTTTATTTGCAATGGACAATATTGTGGTGGAGGAATGAGAATTTCAAGAGAGGCTGCCATAAATAACGGTAAATTTAAAGTTGTTCAAATTCGTAAAATGAATAAAATAAAATCGATATTTTTACTTAACCGACTATATTCAGGAAATTACAAAGGTCTAGAAAACGATATAATTGAAAGAGAAGCAACTACAATTAAAATAAAATCTCAAGAAAATGCAAATATACCGGCGGAGTCTGATGGTGAAATGCCAGGATATTTGCCTGCTTCTTTTTCTGTTATTCCAAATAAATTATCTATAATAGCTAATATATAA
- a CDS encoding pyruvate kinase, whose amino-acid sequence MDKKSKAKLIWTVTNNGCDKLGVENIAAVITQNRLDAVRMSYSSSALPNIIKLRLEISKQLASEDVQHSEGQVPFLLSFIGRRSILSLHGAPIEVADGSEIDITFIVDFNFCASLRPVTSTTKNVEIIVSSEDQLTNIKEGSKISVSYGAVELKVLDVPKNFKSGMTLRCLVENGGMLLSGVDVHSPSMSRDLFPLLPEDERTLQTGFSSLADYVIVDGIKSENELLAIKAGILGENAPFSERHPSIPISKSIHEVEAILPPRFLLKVDSKRSLDLLPTLMKHIDGVFLSRSELGIDEHPHNLPIIQKELIARCNKLSKTVIVASELMHSMYVNANPTRAEVSDMANAAADGADALVLSHEVTEGPNASLVAQVTLETLVNSEAWFEKKWHPFEMNEIPSDDDAVTYGAIRIAQQANVKAIVCFTEGGYTAMKLSSMRTPTEIIAITCNKKIMRQMNLLRSVTAVVLESRSQVERILSEIKEILVKSFNFKKGEKFVFVSLTASSVSERNSNLFTVQEID is encoded by the coding sequence ATGGATAAAAAGTCAAAAGCGAAGCTCATTTGGACAGTTACAAATAATGGTTGTGATAAATTAGGTGTTGAAAATATAGCAGCTGTTATTACCCAAAATCGCTTAGATGCTGTAAGAATGTCCTATTCTTCAAGCGCTTTGCCAAATATAATTAAACTCAGACTTGAAATAAGCAAACAATTAGCTAGTGAAGATGTTCAGCATAGTGAAGGGCAAGTTCCTTTTTTATTAAGTTTTATTGGGCGCCGTTCTATTTTATCTTTACATGGTGCGCCAATTGAAGTTGCAGATGGATCTGAAATAGATATCACTTTTATTGTCGATTTTAATTTTTGCGCTTCTTTAAGACCTGTCACATCAACGACAAAAAATGTTGAAATTATTGTTTCTAGTGAAGATCAGCTTACAAATATTAAAGAAGGCTCAAAAATAAGTGTGTCTTATGGAGCTGTTGAACTAAAAGTACTTGATGTACCTAAAAACTTTAAATCTGGTATGACACTGCGCTGTTTAGTAGAAAATGGGGGCATGTTACTTTCTGGTGTAGATGTTCACTCGCCAAGCATGTCTCGTGATTTATTTCCGTTATTGCCTGAAGATGAAAGAACATTGCAAACAGGATTTTCTTCATTAGCAGATTATGTCATTGTAGATGGAATTAAATCTGAAAATGAATTGTTAGCAATCAAAGCTGGAATTTTAGGAGAAAACGCACCTTTTTCTGAAAGACACCCAAGTATCCCAATTTCAAAAAGTATTCATGAAGTGGAAGCAATACTTCCTCCTCGCTTTTTATTAAAGGTAGATTCCAAGCGCTCCCTAGATTTATTGCCAACATTAATGAAACATATTGATGGCGTGTTTTTAAGTCGTTCTGAGCTTGGAATTGATGAGCATCCACATAACTTACCTATTATTCAAAAAGAGCTTATTGCCCGTTGCAATAAATTATCAAAAACAGTGATTGTAGCTTCCGAGCTTATGCACTCTATGTATGTAAATGCCAATCCAACACGAGCAGAAGTTTCAGATATGGCAAATGCGGCAGCAGATGGTGCAGATGCCTTGGTTCTATCTCATGAAGTAACAGAAGGTCCAAATGCTTCTTTAGTTGCTCAAGTTACTTTAGAAACTCTCGTGAACAGTGAAGCTTGGTTTGAAAAAAAATGGCATCCATTTGAAATGAATGAAATCCCATCAGACGATGATGCTGTTACTTACGGAGCCATTCGTATTGCACAACAAGCGAATGTAAAAGCAATTGTTTGTTTTACGGAAGGTGGTTATACGGCAATGAAATTATCTTCTATGAGAACACCAACCGAAATTATTGCCATAACATGTAATAAAAAGATTATGAGACAAATGAATTTGTTAAGATCTGTAACCGCAGTTGTTCTTGAATCTAGAAGCCAAGTAGAAAGAATACTTTCTGAAATAAAAGAAATATTGGTAAAAAGTTTCAACTTTAAAAAAGGTGAAAAATTTGTCTTTGTTTCTTTAACAGCTTCTAGTGTTTCGGAAAGAAATTCAAACTTATTTACTGTACAGGAAATTGATTAA
- a CDS encoding Fur family transcriptional regulator: MTTSRRSGDSLPKRAHLHKVFDEYLSQLGLRQTRQRKIILDAVLSSGRHVDAETISNEVKKIDSSIGLATVYRTLKMMTDSQILVERHFGGDRASFEFADQGDEHHDHLICNQCHDIVEFYDEELEKRQELVAKNLGFVLKSHKMELFADCANSENCKRKNLK; the protein is encoded by the coding sequence ATGACGACATCCCGTAGATCTGGTGATAGCCTCCCAAAGAGGGCGCATTTACATAAAGTCTTTGATGAATATTTAAGCCAACTAGGGTTAAGGCAAACAAGGCAGAGGAAAATTATTCTAGATGCCGTCCTTTCCTCTGGACGTCATGTTGATGCTGAGACGATTTCGAATGAAGTTAAAAAAATAGATAGTTCTATTGGTTTAGCAACTGTTTATCGTACTCTTAAAATGATGACGGATTCTCAAATTCTTGTAGAGCGTCATTTTGGTGGGGATAGAGCTAGTTTTGAATTTGCAGATCAAGGTGATGAACACCATGATCATCTTATTTGTAATCAATGTCATGATATTGTTGAATTTTATGATGAGGAGTTAGAAAAACGCCAAGAATTAGTAGCTAAAAATCTTGGGTTTGTTTTAAAATCGCATAAAATGGAACTTTTCGCTGATTGTGCGAACTCTGAAAATTGCAAACGTAAAAATTTAAAGTAG
- a CDS encoding carboxy terminal-processing peptidase: MRLFATLLLAIALSLVSGVSLSPTTAYGENSKNARTFPPLLNCQESKSRIDSMLDLHFYYNEMNDELSQRTIKKIFENLDQNKVFFIKQDIEYFQNNEKNISKKIKINNCDFLFEIHKVFIKRVHERMQKVKSILTKELDFNKTDYINIAKQDWPISSEDANEKIKKRIKLQFLSTKQPEENDNKVRERLLKNFVRLERKFYELDNDKLYSIFLNSFALAMDPHSAHMLPSDHDSFVIHISNKLEGIGAQLQEKDGYIVVRAIIPGGVAQKDGRLKEKDKIIAVDSGNGQGLHDLIDTDVDQAVNLIRGKKGSPLKLIVLRKNGSTNEKLSIVLTRDEIDLKEDEVKTEIYQSNNGKVGIIKIPTFYTDLKCKTKIFSQCKGVSYDVERGIRKLTEEGINGLLIDLRNNGGGDFPESVKLTGLFIPNGTAVQTVDKTGTIKRLNIDESNWIYKGPLVILINRYSASASEIFVGAMQDYGRGIIVGDKSTYGKATVQIVQEIPGTLGRRTDGAIKVTQSKFYRPAGTSNQKQGVHANIVIPSILESYDIGEDQLDFALPSDVIPPAKGFKPLQDLSFLINRIKFLSQDRINRSKKFQDYLVKINKIKLEKNKLFPITKDYFKIIEEQENPRDLNEESLYNIKSLINENDLQFMEALNITMDSIKLSGNQNFWVGMSSK; the protein is encoded by the coding sequence ATGCGTTTATTTGCAACATTGTTACTCGCAATAGCTTTAAGTCTTGTAAGCGGAGTATCGTTATCTCCAACAACAGCTTACGGAGAGAATTCAAAGAATGCAAGGACATTCCCTCCTCTCTTAAATTGCCAAGAATCAAAATCACGAATAGATTCCATGCTTGATTTGCATTTTTATTATAATGAAATGAATGATGAATTATCCCAAAGAACAATCAAAAAAATTTTTGAAAACTTAGACCAAAATAAAGTGTTTTTTATAAAGCAGGATATTGAATATTTTCAAAATAATGAAAAAAATATTTCAAAAAAAATAAAAATAAATAATTGTGATTTTTTATTTGAAATTCATAAAGTATTTATAAAACGTGTTCATGAAAGAATGCAAAAAGTAAAATCAATTTTAACAAAAGAACTTGATTTCAATAAAACTGATTATATTAATATTGCAAAACAAGATTGGCCAATCAGTTCTGAAGATGCAAACGAGAAAATTAAAAAAAGAATTAAATTACAGTTTTTATCTACAAAACAACCTGAAGAAAATGATAACAAAGTTAGAGAAAGATTATTAAAAAACTTTGTTCGGTTAGAAAGAAAATTTTATGAGTTAGATAATGACAAACTGTATTCAATTTTTTTAAATAGCTTTGCTCTTGCAATGGATCCTCATTCTGCTCATATGTTACCTTCTGATCATGATTCTTTTGTTATACATATTAGCAATAAATTAGAAGGAATTGGGGCACAACTTCAAGAAAAAGATGGTTACATTGTTGTCCGCGCGATCATTCCTGGTGGAGTTGCCCAAAAAGATGGTCGTTTAAAAGAAAAAGATAAAATCATTGCTGTAGATTCAGGAAATGGCCAAGGATTACACGATCTCATCGATACTGATGTCGATCAAGCTGTTAATTTAATTCGAGGAAAAAAGGGAAGTCCTTTAAAACTCATTGTCTTAAGAAAAAATGGAAGTACGAATGAAAAATTATCTATTGTTCTAACTCGTGACGAAATTGATTTAAAAGAAGATGAAGTAAAAACAGAAATTTATCAATCAAATAATGGAAAAGTTGGAATTATAAAAATCCCAACTTTTTATACAGATTTAAAATGCAAAACAAAAATATTTTCTCAATGCAAAGGTGTATCTTATGATGTTGAAAGAGGAATAAGAAAGTTAACAGAAGAAGGCATTAATGGATTGCTCATTGATTTAAGAAATAATGGTGGTGGAGATTTTCCTGAAAGCGTTAAGTTAACAGGACTATTTATTCCCAATGGAACAGCTGTTCAAACAGTAGATAAAACAGGAACAATTAAAAGATTAAATATAGATGAATCTAATTGGATATATAAAGGACCCTTGGTTATTTTAATTAACAGATATAGTGCTTCTGCTTCGGAAATATTTGTAGGTGCTATGCAAGATTATGGAAGAGGGATTATTGTTGGAGATAAAAGTACTTATGGAAAAGCGACGGTTCAAATTGTTCAAGAGATTCCCGGAACACTTGGACGCAGAACAGATGGAGCAATTAAAGTAACACAGAGTAAATTTTATCGCCCCGCAGGTACTAGCAATCAAAAACAAGGTGTTCATGCCAACATTGTAATTCCTAGTATTTTAGAATCCTATGATATAGGTGAAGATCAATTAGATTTTGCCTTACCATCCGATGTCATCCCTCCTGCAAAAGGTTTTAAACCACTTCAAGATCTTTCTTTTTTAATAAATAGAATAAAGTTTTTAAGCCAAGATAGAATAAATAGAAGCAAAAAATTTCAAGATTATTTAGTAAAAATCAATAAAATAAAACTTGAAAAAAATAAATTATTTCCTATTACAAAAGATTATTTTAAAATTATTGAAGAACAAGAAAATCCAAGAGACTTAAATGAAGAAAGTTTATACAATATAAAATCTTTGATAAATGAAAATGATTTACAATTCATGGAAGCTTTAAATATAACAATGGATTCAATTAAACTAAGCGGAAATCAGAATTTTTGGGTGGGAATGAGTTCGAAGTAG